A stretch of the Vigna radiata var. radiata cultivar VC1973A chromosome 9, Vradiata_ver6, whole genome shotgun sequence genome encodes the following:
- the LOC106774025 gene encoding uncharacterized protein LOC106774025 translates to MEEGKDPAALRTTPSRPFPLRLLKFFLVFLVIGLGASFLSMYMIRHFGIHNVALIQSTIKPCFEQPVTIESLIRPPSSLLHSMNDTELFWRATFVPRIKSYPFKRTPKIAFMFLTKGPLPMAPLWEKFFKGNERLYSIYVHSLPSYSADFPPSSVFHKTQIPSQVAEWGMMSMCDAERRLLANALLDISNEWFILLSESCIPLQNFSIVYRYISRSRYSFMGAVDEPGPYGRGRYEENMAPEINMSDWRKGSQWFEVNRELALRIVEDSTYYPKLKEFCVPHKCYVDEHYFQTMLTINTPHLLANRSLTFVDWSRGGAHPATFGKDDIKEEFFKKILQDQTCLYNNQPSSLCFLFARKFAPNALGPLLDIATKTLGI, encoded by the exons ATGGAAGAAGGGAAGGACCCTGCTGCATTGAGAACTACTCCCTCTAGGCCCTTCCCTTTGAGGCTTCTGAAGTTCTTCTTGGTATTTTTGGTTATTGGTCTGGGTGCTTCGTTTCTCAGCATGTACATGATTAGGCATTTTGGTATTCATAATGTGGCTTTGATACAGTCTACCATTAAACCTTGCTTTGAGCAGCCGGTGACCATAGAAAGTTTGATTAGGCCTCCATCCAGTTTGCTGCATTCCATGAACGACACTGAGCTCTTCTGGCGAGCTACTTTTGTTCCGAGGATCAAGAGTTACCCCTTTAAAAGAACTCCCAAGATTGCCTTCATGTTCTTGACCAAGGGACCATTGCCAATGGCACCACTCTGGGAGAAGTTCTTTAAAGGGAATGAGAGGCTTTATTCAATCTATGTTCATTCGCTGCCTTCCTATAGTGCGGATTTTCCACCATCATCAGTTTTTCATAAAACACAGATCCCAAGCCAG GTTGCTGAATGGGGAATGATGAGTATGTGTGATGCTGAAAGAAGACTTCTGGCCAATGCATTGCTTGATATCTCAAATGAATGGTTTATCCTCTTATCCGAATCCTGCATTCCTCTCCAGAACTTCAGCATTGTGTACCGTTACATTTCACGCTCAAGGTATAGCTTTATGGGTGCAGTTGATGAACCTGGCCCTTATGGGAGAGGACGCTATGAGGAAAACATGGCACCTGAGATCAATATGAGTGACTGGCGTAAGGGGTCTCAGTGGTTTGAAGTTAACCGGGAACTCGCCCTTAGGATAGTTGAAGACAGTACTTACTATCCCAAGCTCAAAGAATTCTGCGTTCCACACAAATGCTACGTTGATGAGCACTATTTCCAGACAATGCTAACGATTAATACCCCTCATCTTTTGGCAAATAGAAGCCTCACTTTTGTGGACTGGTCAAGGGGTGGTGCTCATCCAGCTACTTTTGGGAAGGATGACATCAAAGAGgaattcttcaagaaaattTTGCAAGACCAGACATGTCTTTATAATAACCAGCCATCTTCCCTTTGCTTCTTATTTGCAAGAAAATTTGCACCTAATGCTTTAGGCCCTCTTTTAGACATAGCAACCAAAACTCTAGGAATTTGA
- the LOC106774185 gene encoding ELF3-like protein 2 isoform X1 yields the protein MWIVYRSMNRMRGGIEESKEISPMFPRLHVKDAEKGGPKAPPRNKMALYEQFSIPSQSFAPASASLFPLPLRNYTAHTSSSHISSNQSIQFNSNAPSILAEKSQAYNFRRSNLTKYTQDNIINSKNSLKALDGEDVFITSASAHGKSSCCNIIQSNKDEDGCNLSCSLKNRSSFRKKVNSPGVVDLKSAQYGKIQMEELTKVSQNGQKPEEVLSLDGFGDMTDASLISLVQGRDSKSMNIEHRSLKDEIRNISVDSLKTLQGSSVHTHEEHAAFGDKFNSRDHHIEKPAASDVHKCSAELEIGRRFFLDKGAGNEDEETSVMHISPDNVVGAIGEQQFWKARRTIVNQQKIFVMQVFELHRLIKVQRLIAGSPHIFLADNLLLNKPPPNQSTTKKFQSDFVGEKPSSVAKLDSKSVKAPTAEHATNSAVEKIPIPCVNNITKGHANQLPNYGHQLANLPIASSDTNSKQSSSYVYPPPGNQWLVPVMSPSEGLVYKPVIGPCPPNAGFMAPIYGTCGSVSFNPLSKDASSEAALAPSSHQKFGILSGSSLPQFLPPPFIHNPSSMSASAVEQMGQSNGPENHNSCGEVNSAILYQSSSNISSPTSQVMSRNISIHQSPKDKEPHRSTASSPSKRTSAGEVLPLFPLAPTFWQSEDRHTQVELQPRVIKAMPHNPKSASESAARIFRSIQEERKHL from the exons ATGTGGATAGTGTATAGAAGCATGAATAGGATGAGAGGGGGAATTGAAGAGAGCAAGGAGATTAGTCCAATGTTTCCAAGATTGCATGTTAAGGATGCTGAGAAAGGAGGACCAAAAGCACCCCCAAGGAATAAGATGGCACTCTATGAACAATTCAGCATCCCTTCTCAAAGTTTTGCACCAGCATCAGCATCCTTGTTTCCACTCCCGCTCAGAAACTACACAGCTCATACATCTTCAAGCCAC ATCAGTAGTAATCAAAGCATCCAGTTCAACTCCAATGCACCTTCTATTCTGGCTGAGAAGAGTCAAGCTTACAATTTTAGAAGGAGTAACTTAACCAAATACACG CAAGACAATATCATCAATAGTAAGAATTCTCTGAAAGCACTTGATGGTGAAGATGTTTTTATAACTTCTGCTTCTGCACATGGAAAAAGCTCATGCTGTAACATCATCCAAAGTAATAAAGATGAAGACGGTTGTAATTTGAGCTGTTCTCTTAAAAATCGGAGTTCATTTAGAAAGAAGGTGAATTCACCTGGTGTGGTAGACCTGAAGTCAGCACAATATGGGAAGATCCAGATGGAGGAGCTTACAAAAGTGAGTCAAAATGGTCAGAAGCCAGAGGAAGTGCTCTCGTTAGATGGTTTTGGTGACATGACAGATGCATCATTAATCTCATTGGTGCAAGGTAGGGATTCTAAATCAATGAATATAGAACATAGATCTTTGAAGGatgaaattagaaatatttcAGTAGATAGCTTGAAAACGTTGCAAGGTAGCAGTGTCCATACACATGAAGAACATGCAGCTTTTGGGGACAAATTCAACTCTAGGGACCATCACATCGAGAAGCCAGCAGCTAGTGATGTGCACAAATGTTCTGCAGAGTTAGAGATTGGTAGAAGGTTCTTCCTTGACAAGGGAGCTGGGAACGAAGATGAGGAGACATCGGTTATGCATATTTCCCCTGACAATGTTGTAGGAGCTATAGGTGAACAACAATTTTGGAAAGCCAGAAGAACTATAGTCAA CCAACAGAAAATCTTTGTCATGCAAGTGTTTGAATTGCATAGACTGATAAAG GTGCAAAGATTAATTGCAGGCTCACCCCACATATTTCTTGCAGATAACCTTTTACTTAACAAGCCACCACCAAACCAATCCACAACCAAGAAATTTCAATCTGATTTTGTTGGTGAAAAACCATCCTCAGTTGCTAAACTTGACAGTAAATCCGTGAAGGCCCCTACTGCTGAGCATGCTACAAACAGTGCAGTTGAGAAGATTCCCATTCCTTGTGTCAACAACATAACCAAAGGCCATGCTAATCAGCTGCCGAACTATGGCCATCAGTTAGCAAACCTTCCAATAGCCTCCTCGGATACAAATTCCAAACAGTCCTCAAGCTATGTCTACCCTCCACCAGGAAACCAGTGGCTAGTTCCTGTCATGTCACCATCCGAAGGCCTAGTATACAAACCAGTCATAGGGCCATGCCCTCCAAATGCAGGCTTCATGGCACCCATATACGGCACTTGTGGCTCGGTTAGCTTCAATCCTTTAAGTAAAGATGCTTCTTCAGAAGCAGCTCTTGCTCCAAGTTCTCACCAAAAGTTTGGAATCCTTTCTGGTTCATCTTTGCCCCAGTTCTTACCACCACCATTCATCCACAATCCATCTTCTATGTCAGCTTCAGCTGTCGAGCAAATGGGGCAGTCGAATGGTCCTGAAAACCACAACTCATGTGGAGAAGTCAATTCTGCCATACTGTACCAAAGTTCATCTAACATATCCAGCCCCACAAGCCAAGTGATGTCAAGAAACATTTCAATTCACCAATCACCAAAAGATAAAGAACCACATAGAAGCACAGCCAGCAGTCCTTCCAAGAGGACGAGTGCTGGGGAAGTGCTTCCTTTGTTTCCTTTGGCTCCGACATTTTGGCAATCAGAAGATAGGCACACTCAGGTTGAACTGCAGCCAAGAGTAATCAAAGCCATGCCTCATAATCCAAAATCAGCTAGTGAATCGGCTGCAAGGATATTCAGATCAATACAAGAAGAAAGGAAACATTTGTAA
- the LOC106774185 gene encoding ELF3-like protein 2 isoform X3, whose product MWIVYRSMNRMRGGIEESKEISPMFPRLHVKDAEKGGPKAPPRNKMALYEQFSIPSQSFAPASASLFPLPLRNYTAHTSSSHISSNQSIQFNSNAPSILAEKSQAYNFRRSNLTKYTQDNIINSKNSLKALDGEDVFITSASAHGKSSCCNIIQSNKDEDGCNLSCSLKNRSSFRKKVNSPGVVDLKSAQYGKIQMEELTKVSQNGQKPEEVLSLDGFGDMTDASLISLVQGSSVHTHEEHAAFGDKFNSRDHHIEKPAASDVHKCSAELEIGRRFFLDKGAGNEDEETSVMHISPDNVVGAIGEQQFWKARRTIVNQQKIFVMQVFELHRLIKVQRLIAGSPHIFLADNLLLNKPPPNQSTTKKFQSDFVGEKPSSVAKLDSKSVKAPTAEHATNSAVEKIPIPCVNNITKGHANQLPNYGHQLANLPIASSDTNSKQSSSYVYPPPGNQWLVPVMSPSEGLVYKPVIGPCPPNAGFMAPIYGTCGSVSFNPLSKDASSEAALAPSSHQKFGILSGSSLPQFLPPPFIHNPSSMSASAVEQMGQSNGPENHNSCGEVNSAILYQSSSNISSPTSQVMSRNISIHQSPKDKEPHRSTASSPSKRTSAGEVLPLFPLAPTFWQSEDRHTQVELQPRVIKAMPHNPKSASESAARIFRSIQEERKHL is encoded by the exons ATGTGGATAGTGTATAGAAGCATGAATAGGATGAGAGGGGGAATTGAAGAGAGCAAGGAGATTAGTCCAATGTTTCCAAGATTGCATGTTAAGGATGCTGAGAAAGGAGGACCAAAAGCACCCCCAAGGAATAAGATGGCACTCTATGAACAATTCAGCATCCCTTCTCAAAGTTTTGCACCAGCATCAGCATCCTTGTTTCCACTCCCGCTCAGAAACTACACAGCTCATACATCTTCAAGCCAC ATCAGTAGTAATCAAAGCATCCAGTTCAACTCCAATGCACCTTCTATTCTGGCTGAGAAGAGTCAAGCTTACAATTTTAGAAGGAGTAACTTAACCAAATACACG CAAGACAATATCATCAATAGTAAGAATTCTCTGAAAGCACTTGATGGTGAAGATGTTTTTATAACTTCTGCTTCTGCACATGGAAAAAGCTCATGCTGTAACATCATCCAAAGTAATAAAGATGAAGACGGTTGTAATTTGAGCTGTTCTCTTAAAAATCGGAGTTCATTTAGAAAGAAGGTGAATTCACCTGGTGTGGTAGACCTGAAGTCAGCACAATATGGGAAGATCCAGATGGAGGAGCTTACAAAAGTGAGTCAAAATGGTCAGAAGCCAGAGGAAGTGCTCTCGTTAGATGGTTTTGGTGACATGACAGATGCATCATTAATCTCATTGGTGCAAG GTAGCAGTGTCCATACACATGAAGAACATGCAGCTTTTGGGGACAAATTCAACTCTAGGGACCATCACATCGAGAAGCCAGCAGCTAGTGATGTGCACAAATGTTCTGCAGAGTTAGAGATTGGTAGAAGGTTCTTCCTTGACAAGGGAGCTGGGAACGAAGATGAGGAGACATCGGTTATGCATATTTCCCCTGACAATGTTGTAGGAGCTATAGGTGAACAACAATTTTGGAAAGCCAGAAGAACTATAGTCAA CCAACAGAAAATCTTTGTCATGCAAGTGTTTGAATTGCATAGACTGATAAAG GTGCAAAGATTAATTGCAGGCTCACCCCACATATTTCTTGCAGATAACCTTTTACTTAACAAGCCACCACCAAACCAATCCACAACCAAGAAATTTCAATCTGATTTTGTTGGTGAAAAACCATCCTCAGTTGCTAAACTTGACAGTAAATCCGTGAAGGCCCCTACTGCTGAGCATGCTACAAACAGTGCAGTTGAGAAGATTCCCATTCCTTGTGTCAACAACATAACCAAAGGCCATGCTAATCAGCTGCCGAACTATGGCCATCAGTTAGCAAACCTTCCAATAGCCTCCTCGGATACAAATTCCAAACAGTCCTCAAGCTATGTCTACCCTCCACCAGGAAACCAGTGGCTAGTTCCTGTCATGTCACCATCCGAAGGCCTAGTATACAAACCAGTCATAGGGCCATGCCCTCCAAATGCAGGCTTCATGGCACCCATATACGGCACTTGTGGCTCGGTTAGCTTCAATCCTTTAAGTAAAGATGCTTCTTCAGAAGCAGCTCTTGCTCCAAGTTCTCACCAAAAGTTTGGAATCCTTTCTGGTTCATCTTTGCCCCAGTTCTTACCACCACCATTCATCCACAATCCATCTTCTATGTCAGCTTCAGCTGTCGAGCAAATGGGGCAGTCGAATGGTCCTGAAAACCACAACTCATGTGGAGAAGTCAATTCTGCCATACTGTACCAAAGTTCATCTAACATATCCAGCCCCACAAGCCAAGTGATGTCAAGAAACATTTCAATTCACCAATCACCAAAAGATAAAGAACCACATAGAAGCACAGCCAGCAGTCCTTCCAAGAGGACGAGTGCTGGGGAAGTGCTTCCTTTGTTTCCTTTGGCTCCGACATTTTGGCAATCAGAAGATAGGCACACTCAGGTTGAACTGCAGCCAAGAGTAATCAAAGCCATGCCTCATAATCCAAAATCAGCTAGTGAATCGGCTGCAAGGATATTCAGATCAATACAAGAAGAAAGGAAACATTTGTAA
- the LOC106774185 gene encoding ELF3-like protein 2 isoform X2 produces the protein MWIVYRSMNRMRGGIEESKEISPMFPRLHVKDAEKGGPKAPPRNKMALYEQFSIPSQSFAPASASLFPLPLRNYTAHTSSSHISSNQSIQFNSNAPSILAEKSQAYNFRRSNLTKYTQDNIINSKNSLKALDGEDVFITSASAHGKSSCCNIIQSNKDEDGCNLSCSLKNRSSFRKKVNSPGVVDLKSAQYGKIQMEELTKVSQNGQKPEEVLSLDGFGDMTDASLISLVQDSLKTLQGSSVHTHEEHAAFGDKFNSRDHHIEKPAASDVHKCSAELEIGRRFFLDKGAGNEDEETSVMHISPDNVVGAIGEQQFWKARRTIVNQQKIFVMQVFELHRLIKVQRLIAGSPHIFLADNLLLNKPPPNQSTTKKFQSDFVGEKPSSVAKLDSKSVKAPTAEHATNSAVEKIPIPCVNNITKGHANQLPNYGHQLANLPIASSDTNSKQSSSYVYPPPGNQWLVPVMSPSEGLVYKPVIGPCPPNAGFMAPIYGTCGSVSFNPLSKDASSEAALAPSSHQKFGILSGSSLPQFLPPPFIHNPSSMSASAVEQMGQSNGPENHNSCGEVNSAILYQSSSNISSPTSQVMSRNISIHQSPKDKEPHRSTASSPSKRTSAGEVLPLFPLAPTFWQSEDRHTQVELQPRVIKAMPHNPKSASESAARIFRSIQEERKHL, from the exons ATGTGGATAGTGTATAGAAGCATGAATAGGATGAGAGGGGGAATTGAAGAGAGCAAGGAGATTAGTCCAATGTTTCCAAGATTGCATGTTAAGGATGCTGAGAAAGGAGGACCAAAAGCACCCCCAAGGAATAAGATGGCACTCTATGAACAATTCAGCATCCCTTCTCAAAGTTTTGCACCAGCATCAGCATCCTTGTTTCCACTCCCGCTCAGAAACTACACAGCTCATACATCTTCAAGCCAC ATCAGTAGTAATCAAAGCATCCAGTTCAACTCCAATGCACCTTCTATTCTGGCTGAGAAGAGTCAAGCTTACAATTTTAGAAGGAGTAACTTAACCAAATACACG CAAGACAATATCATCAATAGTAAGAATTCTCTGAAAGCACTTGATGGTGAAGATGTTTTTATAACTTCTGCTTCTGCACATGGAAAAAGCTCATGCTGTAACATCATCCAAAGTAATAAAGATGAAGACGGTTGTAATTTGAGCTGTTCTCTTAAAAATCGGAGTTCATTTAGAAAGAAGGTGAATTCACCTGGTGTGGTAGACCTGAAGTCAGCACAATATGGGAAGATCCAGATGGAGGAGCTTACAAAAGTGAGTCAAAATGGTCAGAAGCCAGAGGAAGTGCTCTCGTTAGATGGTTTTGGTGACATGACAGATGCATCATTAATCTCATTGGTGCAAG ATAGCTTGAAAACGTTGCAAGGTAGCAGTGTCCATACACATGAAGAACATGCAGCTTTTGGGGACAAATTCAACTCTAGGGACCATCACATCGAGAAGCCAGCAGCTAGTGATGTGCACAAATGTTCTGCAGAGTTAGAGATTGGTAGAAGGTTCTTCCTTGACAAGGGAGCTGGGAACGAAGATGAGGAGACATCGGTTATGCATATTTCCCCTGACAATGTTGTAGGAGCTATAGGTGAACAACAATTTTGGAAAGCCAGAAGAACTATAGTCAA CCAACAGAAAATCTTTGTCATGCAAGTGTTTGAATTGCATAGACTGATAAAG GTGCAAAGATTAATTGCAGGCTCACCCCACATATTTCTTGCAGATAACCTTTTACTTAACAAGCCACCACCAAACCAATCCACAACCAAGAAATTTCAATCTGATTTTGTTGGTGAAAAACCATCCTCAGTTGCTAAACTTGACAGTAAATCCGTGAAGGCCCCTACTGCTGAGCATGCTACAAACAGTGCAGTTGAGAAGATTCCCATTCCTTGTGTCAACAACATAACCAAAGGCCATGCTAATCAGCTGCCGAACTATGGCCATCAGTTAGCAAACCTTCCAATAGCCTCCTCGGATACAAATTCCAAACAGTCCTCAAGCTATGTCTACCCTCCACCAGGAAACCAGTGGCTAGTTCCTGTCATGTCACCATCCGAAGGCCTAGTATACAAACCAGTCATAGGGCCATGCCCTCCAAATGCAGGCTTCATGGCACCCATATACGGCACTTGTGGCTCGGTTAGCTTCAATCCTTTAAGTAAAGATGCTTCTTCAGAAGCAGCTCTTGCTCCAAGTTCTCACCAAAAGTTTGGAATCCTTTCTGGTTCATCTTTGCCCCAGTTCTTACCACCACCATTCATCCACAATCCATCTTCTATGTCAGCTTCAGCTGTCGAGCAAATGGGGCAGTCGAATGGTCCTGAAAACCACAACTCATGTGGAGAAGTCAATTCTGCCATACTGTACCAAAGTTCATCTAACATATCCAGCCCCACAAGCCAAGTGATGTCAAGAAACATTTCAATTCACCAATCACCAAAAGATAAAGAACCACATAGAAGCACAGCCAGCAGTCCTTCCAAGAGGACGAGTGCTGGGGAAGTGCTTCCTTTGTTTCCTTTGGCTCCGACATTTTGGCAATCAGAAGATAGGCACACTCAGGTTGAACTGCAGCCAAGAGTAATCAAAGCCATGCCTCATAATCCAAAATCAGCTAGTGAATCGGCTGCAAGGATATTCAGATCAATACAAGAAGAAAGGAAACATTTGTAA